In one Myotis daubentonii chromosome 1, mMyoDau2.1, whole genome shotgun sequence genomic region, the following are encoded:
- the GANC gene encoding neutral alpha-glucosidase C isoform X5: MEVSEKEEISVEDEAVDKNIFKNCSKIAFYRRQKQQLSKKSTYQALLDSVTTGKDSTRFQIINEATKPVCKFSTETTLLAASPRMKGYI; this comes from the exons ATGGAAGTTTCCGAAAAAGAGGAAATCAG tGTTGAAGATGAAGCTGtggataaaaacattttcaaaaactgCAGCAAGATTGCTTTCTACAG GCGTCAGAAACAGCAGCTCTCCAAGAAGTCCACCTATCAGGCATTACTAGACTCAGTCACAACTGGCAAAGACAGCACCAGGTTCCAAATCATCAATGAAGCAACTAAG CCTGTTTGCAAGTTTTCAACAGAGACAACTCTTCTAGCAGCTTCTCCAAGGATGAAGGGATATATCTGA